A single genomic interval of Sulfurimonas sp. C5 harbors:
- a CDS encoding SO_0444 family Cu/Zn efflux transporter: MEFLTLFFTTLFELSNEMAPYILFGLIFAGFLHEVVPETIVKNHLGKNSIGSVIKAAVFGIPLPVCSCGVIPLAASLKKSGASNGSVLSFLISTPITGVDSILATYGMFGWAFTIYRVITSVIISIIAGIIANFYTKKELFTTQAEAKTASFSLNPQTIQKTAEVQSCCSSGSCCSSSSNTQKTKFSIKGMFRYAFVTLLGDIAPSLLVGLLVGALITVAIPQNLSEILLEYTWLSYIIVIIIAVPMYVCATASLPIAAGLMLAGVSPGAAFVFLSAGPATNTVTIGVVKEMLGKTSLAVYLSTIVVGSVLFGLGLDIVLKDISVQEMIHLHEEAGLLAISSSVILWGFVLYFSFKSVIKRF, translated from the coding sequence ATGGAGTTTTTGACACTTTTTTTTACTACTTTATTTGAACTGAGCAATGAGATGGCTCCGTATATTTTATTTGGGCTTATCTTTGCCGGTTTTTTACATGAAGTAGTTCCTGAAACAATTGTAAAAAATCATTTAGGCAAAAACTCTATAGGTTCCGTTATAAAAGCGGCAGTTTTTGGAATTCCTCTGCCTGTATGTTCCTGCGGTGTCATCCCTCTTGCCGCAAGTCTTAAAAAAAGCGGAGCTAGTAACGGCTCGGTACTCTCGTTTTTGATCTCGACACCGATTACGGGAGTAGATTCGATCTTGGCCACTTACGGGATGTTTGGATGGGCTTTTACGATTTATCGTGTTATCACTTCGGTAATTATTTCGATCATTGCCGGAATCATTGCAAATTTCTATACCAAAAAAGAGCTTTTTACAACACAAGCAGAGGCGAAGACGGCAAGTTTCTCTCTTAATCCGCAGACAATACAAAAGACTGCAGAAGTTCAAAGCTGTTGCAGTAGCGGGAGTTGTTGTTCATCCTCTTCTAATACTCAAAAAACAAAGTTTTCGATAAAAGGGATGTTCAGGTATGCATTTGTTACCTTGCTTGGTGATATTGCCCCGTCATTATTGGTAGGACTTTTGGTAGGGGCTCTAATTACGGTAGCTATTCCCCAAAATTTAAGTGAAATACTCCTTGAATATACTTGGTTGTCTTATATTATAGTGATTATTATTGCCGTGCCTATGTATGTTTGTGCGACAGCTTCATTGCCTATCGCTGCAGGACTTATGCTCGCAGGTGTTTCACCCGGAGCGGCTTTTGTATTTTTAAGTGCAGGACCGGCGACCAATACTGTCACTATCGGTGTTGTCAAAGAGATGCTTGGAAAAACTTCATTAGCCGTTTATCTCTCAACGATAGTAGTCGGTTCTGTACTTTTTGGATTAGGTTTGGATATCGTTTTAAAAGATATCTCCGTTCAGGAGATGATCCATC
- a CDS encoding cyclic nucleotide-binding domain-containing protein, whose protein sequence is MNLEVFDFFSKLEPKTKEYLKMRLHPIEVPENTTLFFQDDICDSILFLTSGEIELVKHIDENETKQLYTLKAGEQCIVNIASTLSQTPALASATTTTPIEGYIIDMYSLKDLMRMSEVYQGYVFSLYKVEC, encoded by the coding sequence ATGAATTTAGAGGTATTTGATTTTTTTAGCAAACTAGAACCAAAGACAAAAGAGTACCTCAAGATGAGACTCCATCCCATAGAGGTACCTGAGAATACAACTCTTTTTTTTCAAGATGATATCTGTGACAGTATCTTATTTTTAACTTCGGGAGAAATAGAACTTGTAAAGCATATAGACGAAAATGAAACAAAGCAACTGTATACTCTTAAAGCAGGAGAACAATGCATCGTAAATATTGCTTCAACTCTTTCGCAAACTCCGGCTCTAGCAAGTGCTACGACAACAACACCGATTGAGGGTTATATCATCGATATGTACTCTTTAAAAGATCTAATGAGAATGAGTGAAGTGTATCAAGGTTATGTGTTTTCACTTTACAAGGTAGAATGCTAA
- the rpsU gene encoding 30S ribosomal protein S21, with protein sequence MPGIMLRTDDNFDAAYRRFKKQTDRNLIVTEARARRFHETETEKRKKFKIASRKKMLKRLYMMRRYESRL encoded by the coding sequence ATGCCAGGTATTATGCTACGCACAGATGATAATTTTGATGCAGCTTATAGACGTTTCAAAAAGCAGACTGACCGTAACCTTATCGTTACTGAAGCTCGTGCTCGTCGTTTCCACGAAACTGAAACTGAAAAGCGTAAAAAATTCAAAATTGCATCTCGCAAGAAAATGCTTAAACGTCTTTATATGATGAGACGTTACGAATCACGCCTGTAA
- the dgt gene encoding dGTP triphosphohydrolase: MELTDRFYKIDKDFRNPFARDRDRIIHSGSFRKLEYKTQVFLNHEGDFFRTRLTHSIEVSQIARSITSELGLNESLAEAIALSHDLGHTPFGHVGGDTLDECLKADGFNNGFEHNFQSFRVVTKLEKRYKNFDGLNLTFATLEGILKHSYPYRKSFIPDVVDKYFDLEKHPTYEAMIVDRADEIAYISHDIDDGVHSGLISFDDLKESELVCEILEKVAQEGVGSENDEMFRYRFSSHMINHLVYSLLEYSQQRVEDKEEFPIGYEKELETKIKKLKKLLHVKMYEHKDIVRKMYAGSQAIKGLYKGLMEEPKMLPKFYYEQLQERKKHRVVADYIAGLSDRYALDMYNEITGRF, from the coding sequence ATGGAACTCACAGACAGATTTTATAAGATCGACAAAGATTTTAGAAATCCCTTTGCCAGAGACAGGGATAGAATTATCCACTCTGGCAGCTTTAGAAAACTAGAATACAAAACGCAGGTATTTTTAAATCACGAAGGTGATTTTTTCCGTACTCGCCTCACTCATTCGATCGAGGTCTCTCAAATTGCCCGATCAATCACCTCAGAACTTGGACTCAATGAATCTTTAGCAGAAGCTATAGCTCTTTCACACGATCTCGGTCATACTCCTTTTGGACATGTCGGCGGTGATACTTTAGATGAGTGTTTAAAAGCTGACGGTTTTAATAACGGTTTTGAACACAACTTTCAAAGTTTTCGAGTTGTTACCAAGTTAGAAAAACGTTATAAAAATTTTGACGGGCTTAACTTGACATTTGCAACTCTAGAAGGAATATTGAAACATTCCTATCCTTATAGAAAATCTTTTATCCCGGATGTGGTAGATAAATACTTTGATCTTGAAAAACATCCTACATATGAAGCTATGATTGTTGACCGTGCGGACGAGATTGCGTATATCAGTCATGATATTGACGACGGAGTTCATTCAGGACTTATCTCTTTTGATGATTTAAAAGAGAGTGAACTGGTATGTGAAATACTTGAAAAAGTTGCACAAGAAGGGGTTGGTAGTGAAAATGACGAAATGTTTCGTTATAGATTCAGCTCACACATGATCAATCACCTTGTGTATTCACTTCTTGAATATTCACAGCAAAGAGTAGAAGATAAGGAAGAGTTTCCTATAGGGTATGAAAAAGAGCTTGAAACAAAGATCAAAAAACTAAAAAAACTGCTTCATGTAAAGATGTATGAGCATAAAGACATCGTCCGTAAGATGTATGCGGGTTCACAGGCAATTAAAGGCTTGTACAAAGGGCTTATGGAAGAGCCGAAAATGTTGCCTAAGTTTTATTACGAGCAATTACAAGAGAGAAAAAAACATCGTGTTGTAGCTGATTATATAGCGGGACTGAGCGACCGTTATGCACTTGATATGTATAACGAAATTACGGGAAGATTTTAA
- a CDS encoding alkylphosphonate utilization protein translates to MARSEVCELCGSNEDVTLMELPVSDGSEEQSVYVCATCKGQIESGDLDDNHFNCLNDSMWSETSAVKVLSYILLNKLGRQDMVDMMYLEEEEQKLADQAINAEANKLVYKDCNGVELHAGDSIVIMKDLEVKGAGFTAKRGTTVTRIALAPNDPTHIEGRVNGTKIFLKTEFIKKA, encoded by the coding sequence ATGGCAAGAAGCGAAGTATGTGAATTATGTGGAAGTAATGAAGACGTAACGTTAATGGAACTACCTGTTAGTGACGGTAGTGAAGAACAAAGCGTATACGTGTGTGCTACTTGTAAAGGACAGATTGAGAGTGGTGATCTAGATGATAACCACTTTAACTGCCTAAATGACTCTATGTGGAGCGAAACATCGGCAGTGAAAGTTCTTAGCTACATTTTACTAAACAAACTTGGACGTCAAGATATGGTTGATATGATGTATCTAGAAGAGGAAGAGCAAAAACTGGCTGATCAAGCGATCAATGCAGAAGCTAACAAGTTAGTTTATAAAGACTGTAACGGTGTTGAACTGCATGCCGGTGACAGTATTGTAATTATGAAAGACTTAGAGGTTAAAGGTGCCGGATTTACTGCAAAACGCGGTACAACAGTTACTAGAATTGCACTTGCTCCTAATGATCCTACACACATCGAAGGACGTGTAAACGGAACAAAAATATTCTTAAAAACAGAGTTTATTAAAAAAGCGTAA
- a CDS encoding FAD-dependent thymidylate synthase, whose amino-acid sequence MEEIYGIKYTKPEVVLLQDTGIGVAEAAARTCYDSFENSENEVIKSIRNILPDESMKDELNTIEDSALLDDLAWTYFHHSILEHANLSYLVRGTSRGVLQEHARHRLQAISVRSTRYTMSSIINAFVASLYGGDKEFFIQKVLSYDMFVTADEDYNRLEIGAMYDKLLFQSKKVEDFLSIAVAKSSLGFIEEFSSDAQKLYEALEAGKKKRNVGDAFKHIISDNVKVDMVVTFNLRSLKNYFTLRDSGAAYFQIRWLAEAMKAATPKKYIDLIVKNK is encoded by the coding sequence ATGGAAGAGATTTACGGGATCAAATATACAAAACCTGAGGTAGTGCTTCTACAGGATACCGGTATAGGAGTAGCTGAAGCGGCAGCGAGGACATGTTACGATAGCTTTGAAAACAGTGAAAACGAGGTTATTAAATCTATACGCAACATCTTACCGGATGAGAGCATGAAAGATGAGCTCAACACTATTGAAGATTCTGCTTTACTTGATGATCTGGCGTGGACCTATTTCCACCATTCTATTTTAGAACATGCTAATCTCTCTTACTTAGTTAGGGGAACAAGCCGAGGTGTTTTACAAGAACATGCGAGACACAGACTTCAAGCAATTAGTGTAAGAAGTACTCGTTACACGATGAGCAGCATTATTAATGCATTTGTAGCTTCACTTTACGGTGGGGACAAAGAATTTTTTATCCAAAAAGTACTTTCTTATGATATGTTTGTAACAGCTGATGAAGACTACAATCGTTTAGAGATCGGTGCTATGTATGACAAATTATTGTTTCAATCAAAAAAAGTGGAAGATTTTCTTTCTATTGCTGTTGCAAAGAGCTCTTTAGGTTTTATTGAAGAGTTTAGCAGTGATGCACAGAAGCTTTACGAAGCATTAGAAGCAGGAAAGAAAAAGCGCAATGTAGGGGATGCCTTTAAACATATCATCTCTGACAACGTGAAAGTTGATATGGTTGTAACATTTAACTTAAGAAGTTTGAAAAACTATTTTACTTTAAGAGACAGTGGTGCGGCATACTTTCAAATCAGATGGTTAGCTGAGGCAATGAAAGCTGCTACTCCGAAAAAATATATTGATCTCATTGTAAAAAATAAATAG
- a CDS encoding protein-L-isoaspartate(D-aspartate) O-methyltransferase, whose translation MLDRIKATKTAKLAEDCDAKIGGLDEDVKKAIALTDREAFVPMGFRHNAYKLDALPIGSNQYISSPLTVAKMTEYLIPRGADRVLEVGCGSGYQAAVLSHLFRGVFTIERIESLILEAKKRFRDLGLNNIHARTDDGQNGWIQYAPYDRILFSATAKEIPAKLFDQLADDGILVAPMQKGNKQVITRFMKRGERIIEEELEDCDFVPILNGVVK comes from the coding sequence GTGTTAGACAGGATAAAGGCAACAAAAACGGCAAAGTTGGCTGAGGATTGCGATGCAAAAATCGGCGGTTTAGATGAGGATGTGAAAAAAGCAATAGCTTTAACAGATAGGGAAGCATTTGTTCCAATGGGATTCCGTCATAATGCATATAAATTAGATGCGTTACCGATAGGTTCTAATCAATACATAAGTTCTCCATTGACAGTTGCAAAAATGACGGAATATCTTATTCCTAGAGGTGCTGACAGAGTTTTAGAAGTGGGTTGCGGAAGCGGATATCAAGCAGCTGTTCTCTCACATCTTTTTCGCGGTGTTTTTACGATCGAGAGAATTGAGAGTTTGATCCTCGAAGCTAAAAAGCGTTTTCGTGATCTGGGACTTAATAATATTCATGCACGCACGGATGACGGGCAAAATGGCTGGATTCAGTATGCACCTTATGACCGTATTTTATTTTCGGCGACGGCTAAAGAGATCCCTGCAAAACTTTTTGATCAACTTGCAGATGACGGGATTTTGGTCGCTCCGATGCAAAAAGGAAACAAGCAAGTAATTACCCGTTTTATGAAAAGGGGTGAGCGGATTATCGAAGAGGAATTGGAGGATTGTGATTTTGTTCCGATTCTCAACGGTGTCGTTAAATAA
- a CDS encoding carbon-nitrogen hydrolase family protein — MQVKNLVTLSLKTSSDYEKNLEEFLQQLKNIEENSLVTAPEVCLTGFDYDNLDHAVASASYFTSQIQKHSQNKIVILTMLELIEGQVFNMAKVFANGELVYQRAKARLFKLGDEHKYMQEGSDDDFEIIEIAGVKLALLICFELRFKELWQKCEGADVIAIPAWWGKSRSEHFRALTQTLAIINQCYVCASDSAEYACSALSGIITPQGIESRNGNTPCLEQEYKKKEISIMRRYLDVGIK, encoded by the coding sequence TTGCAAGTAAAAAATCTCGTAACTCTCTCATTAAAAACCTCTTCAGATTATGAAAAAAATCTTGAAGAGTTTTTACAGCAGCTCAAAAATATAGAAGAAAACTCTTTAGTGACAGCACCGGAAGTGTGTCTTACAGGATTTGATTATGATAATTTAGATCATGCTGTTGCAAGCGCTTCATATTTTACATCTCAAATTCAAAAACACTCACAAAACAAGATTGTTATCCTTACTATGTTAGAACTCATTGAAGGTCAAGTATTTAATATGGCAAAGGTATTTGCTAACGGTGAGTTAGTATACCAAAGGGCAAAAGCAAGACTTTTTAAGTTAGGTGATGAGCATAAGTATATGCAAGAGGGAAGCGATGATGATTTTGAGATTATCGAAATTGCAGGGGTAAAACTTGCATTGCTCATTTGTTTTGAGCTTCGCTTTAAAGAATTATGGCAAAAATGTGAGGGTGCAGATGTTATTGCAATCCCAGCTTGGTGGGGTAAATCCAGAAGTGAACACTTTAGAGCTCTTACGCAAACATTAGCAATTATCAATCAGTGTTATGTTTGTGCAAGTGATTCCGCAGAATATGCCTGCAGTGCATTAAGCGGGATAATTACGCCACAGGGAATAGAGAGTAGAAACGGGAATACGCCTTGCTTAGAGCAAGAGTATAAGAAAAAAGAGATCTCAATAATGAGACGATATTTGGATGTAGGAATAAAATAG